AGAGAGTGAAGTTGAGCTGTGTGATGGACGACACCTCTGACTGGACTTACACGTGGTACAAAGGCAGTCTGCCGGTCCGAGCTGATAATGTGTCTTTTGACTCGAATGGAGCTACTCTTTCCATCAGCTCTGCTTCAGCTGCACATGTAGGACAATATATCTGCAAGGGACACCTGAAAGACAGGTCTGTCAACAGCAGCACTAGTTCTGGACTTGATCTCAAAGTATATGgtgagttttcttttttataatttgcataaaaaaatacttattttGGGGGGTAATTTTTAATAAgaattgttttcttcatttcattGGGGATTAGGACAGGGGGTTGGGGTGGGATAAATATCTGTTACACACTGATGGCCATGGCATGTTTTCTTACCCTCAGATAAGAAACCCACTGTCATACTGACGCAGGATCCAGAGTACAAGGTGATGTTCCCTGGAGAGTCAGTCTCCTTTAGCTGTCACATTAATGTCTCTACTGGATGGGAGTACCTGTGGAACAAAGATAGCGATCCACTTACCGTATCTGGAAACAACTATACAATCAGCTCAGTTGGAATAACAAATAGTGGGTCATATACATGCAAAGCAAAAAGAGGCAGTGATCAAGCCTTCCTCACCGAGTCCAGTCAGCCTGTACACCTTGAAGTTGAAGGTATGTTTCTGTTGTCTTCCTCTAAACAGTTATTTATAGAATGCATACGTTAAAAGAGTTTTCCGGTTGTGTTTCTGCAGTGTATCTCTGGTCACCTATACTGGCTGGTTATCTGTTTTATCAACAGTTTGATTATAACAACTGTTGATATTTCTTCTTTGTGTATTTAGGGAACAAGCCTAAACCCTCGATGATTCAACAGCCAGATGTTAACAAGGTGTACACTGGAGAGTCAGTGTCCTTCGAATGTAAAGTTAAACCCTTGTCTGGTTGGGTGTATCACTGGTACAAAGATGGAACACAACTCCCAATCAACAACAGTAGTTTGAACATCCATGATGCCACTTTATCAAACAGTGGGACTTATAAGTGCATGGCCATAAGAGACAAAACAGCGTACAGTACAGAGCACAGTGATTCGCGGATCTTACGCGTATCTGGTGAGATAAAGAAAATAACTTTGTGTTGAAGTTTATTAGAGGAATAATGCTTCCTtcgtctgtttgtttttttatttcttgctaTAAAATGTTACAGTTAAGTCAAATAGAAAAAGGTTAAATGTAAGGTTGATagaaaagtgtgtctgtgtctctccagAAATTCCCGTTCCATCTTTGAAGCTGGTAACACCGTGGTTGGATGTGTTCCCCACTGAGAGTGTGAAGTTGAGCTGTGGGATGGACGTCACCTCTGACTGGACATATACATGGTTCAAAGACGGACAGCAGGTCCTGGCACATACTGTATCTTTTGACTCAGATGCAGCTACTCTTTCCATCAGCTCTGCTGCAGCCTCACACCGTGGACAATATAGATGCTCAGGAAAACTCAAGAGCaggtctgtcagcagcaacttCAGTTCTGTACAAACACTTGATGTTCACGGTAAGatttatttcttctttatttGACACAGTATatagaatagtttgacattttgggaaatacacctTTTCACTCTTTGCCAGTAGTTAGATTGTGATACCACTCTAATATCTGTCATGTACAGTATGAAGCTAAAACCAGGAGACAGTTACTCATTTCAGTTCAATTGAATAAATCTGTATTATCTGTGGAGTGCAATTGTGGTGCAGCATAAAAAAtgatgacaaaaaaattgatagtatagtatgtcacagTATGTTGAAGAATTTAACCCTCAACCTCCAATCTTACATTATCTCTAGCAGTTTATCTCACTAAGCTATTTGCGAAGCCCATAGAGTTTAGGATTCAGAGTTGTATTTATCGTGCATATTACTGAAGATAAAGAAGTAATACAAAATCATAGTTAagtaagtcaaaaaaagtcataaaaatggcatagtgtagtatgtcatacaatgtcataaaacgtcatagtctagtatgtcttaaaaatgtaattaaatgtcataaaaaggcaCAGTATAGAGtatgtacaaaaatgtaataaaaaggtcatagtatagtatgtcataaaaaatgtcattaacagtcataatatagtatgtcataaaaatttaattaaaagtcatagtatagtacgtcattaaaaatgacttttttatgacttttttcaacatactatactatgactttttcatgactttttagacaggctatactatgacttttttcaacatactatactatgacttcttcatttggacatactaaactatgatttTATATGATTTATTTGTCTTTAGTAAAATGCACGATGAATACAACTCTGAAATATACCTCTATGAGCTTCACAAATAGCTCACTGAGATAAGCATAATGGAGATTGAAAGATCACCGTTCAATTCCTCAACATACcaagacttttttatgactttatagcgacatactatatactatgacttttttatggctgTTTTTTACGTAcaatattatgaattattttacacttttttttttaacatactttactgtgactttttttgacatgctatactatgacttttttatgacatttttcgacatactatactatgatttttttataacttatttcgacatactatgaatttttttgacatactatatactatgacttatttatggCTGTTTTTTACGTACAATATTGTGaattattttacacttttttaacatactttactgtgactttttcatggcttttttcgacatgctatactataacttttttatgacgtttttcgacatactatactatgactttttttcaacatgctatactatgacttttttccgacatattatactatgacttatttcgatatgctatactatgactttttttccgacatactatactatgacttatttcgacatactatactatgactttttttctgactactaaactatgacttttttatgacttttgtctacatactataccatgactttttatgacaatactatactatgacttttttgatgacttttttccaacatatcatactatgacttttttatgaaatactatactatgacttttcttcgacatactatactatgacttttttcgacatactatactatgacttttttcgacatactatactatgacttatttcgatatgctatactatgactttttttccgacatactatactatgacttatttcgacatactatactatgactttttttctgactactaaactatgacttttttatgacttttgtctacatactataccatgactttttatgacaatactatactatgactttttttatgacttttttccaacatatcatactatgacttttttatgaaatactatactatgacttttcttcgacatactatactatgacttttttcgacatactatactattacttttttcgacatactatactatgacttatttctatattatactatatactttttatttctttatattaTGACTTTGTTAATGAAATAGAgtcatacaaaataaaatactatgAAATTTTTTGACAATACTCTACTATGATCTTTTTGTGACAatctttatgacatactatactatgacatttttatgaatactatgatgtttttgtgacatttttaatAACATTATACTGTGacgtttttatgacatttttccaagacatttttttatgacatacaatactatggcattttatgacaatactatagtatgacttttttgtaaaactttttatgacatactatgacttaatTACGTTTCACAGAGATTTGTATGACATACTACAGTATACtatgttgttttattacattttatggcatactatactatgactttttatcactttattctgacatttttgtgacaTACATATAGTGTGTTAAGTTTATATGGCAATCCTATAGTATTATTTTTCACGACATTtttggtctctggtctctatCACGCATTCAAATGCACATGCCATGATGGGTATTTCTTAAGAAGGAGCTCCTACATGACATCACTCCCTTTAGCTTATCAAAGTTTTGTCTAAGTTTTCAGCATATAAATAGCCATTTAAAGCATCTAGTTAAAGGAAACTTCTCCTTACTTTTGGTTGTGCAGAGTGAAATGCATTAAAATGGTGTCATACTAATAGCAATGGCATTATTGTCATCCCACAGATACAAAGCCCAGAGTCACACTGATGCAGAATCCCATACACAATGTGATGCATACTGGAGATTCAGTCTCCTTTAGCTGTCACATTAATGTCTCTTCTGGATGGGAGTACCTGTGGTACAAAGATGGCAATCAATTTGCCGTATCTGGAAACAATCACACCATCAGTTCTGTTGTGAGAACAAACACTGGATCATATCAATGCCAAGTTAAAAGAGGAAGAAATACAGTCTTCTATTCAGACCAGAGTCAGGCTGTGAGACTTGTCATTAAGGGTAGGTTTTTGTTGACTATCCCCCCTTTTTCTGAACTTGTTGAATGTGTTCATCACAGTTTTGATTGTGTTTCTACAGAACGCCCATTAGCAGATATAACTCTGTTAACTGGGTGGTCCGAGGTCTTCTCTACTGACAGCTTGGTACTCAGATGTAGGGTGCTAGAAAGCCAGGACGTATGGAACTACAAATGGTAATACACATACAAAATATCAGTTAATACTATAGAGTAAAGTTTTCTAAATGCATTTATGCGACTGTGTGTATTCTTACGTTTCTCACAGGTTGAAAGAGGGGCAACAAatcaatgtctctctctctgagaaaTATACAGTCACACCGGAGAATAACCCTGAGCAGAGCCTGTACACCTGCCAGGGCATTCGCACAGGTAGACCATCTTACTCAAAAACCAGTGATTCGTTCAAGACCAAGAACCTTCGTAAGTATAACAGAGGTCTGGTAGTCGTACATTTTTACCCTGCAAATATTCTGACTCATTTtcattctctgttttttttatgtgaagtTTTGAAGAGGAGGGTGCTTCTTTCCATTTCTGGCTTTATCTTCTTTGCCATCATTGCCATTTTCATTGGATGCATTGTCCTCAGAGTCTTCCGCAAACCAGGTTTCCCTTtactttttgtgattttttgaATACATGGATTCTAAAAATCTGCATTATTAAATAAGCCATgatcattattattatgattattatagtcacaatatatcaatgacaatgtgaaaacaatgtGACAATGTGATCGCTTGTAGTAATAAACCTCtggctgccctgattaaaaaaaacgcaGCTGATCTCAGCTGATATACCGGTATATATACATAATCTAAAATGAACTTACAAAAGCCAAAATAAGGTgaccaattcttttttttaacgacATAGGTAATGGTGAAGACAAGCCAGAGGAAACAGACCTGTTTCTCACCATGGCTCAGCTAAAGGACCGTGATGGTACGTTGACACCACCTCCCATGGGTTGTGGTTTTGGTTGCTGCTTCCGCAATTGCTGCAGATACAGCCCCACCACTGATTCATTTCTGAGCTATTTTAGAATTTACCATATGTGAAACTACCTGCTGACATTTTCAAGTTAGATTCTGACTTTCATAGTCTGCCCTTAGCCTTTGGCGCTCTTGTGTTAAAGTTCCTTCCTCCCTCGTACAGATGCACCCTGTCCACTGGTTCAGTACATCACAGATGCAGAACTGAATGCTTCATCTAAACAAGGTAAAGAACCCACACATGAGTAAAGCAGGTAATTCAAAAGTTGTATTACTATGCAAGTGTTTGAAAGTTCCCTGGATTCATCCCTCACTGACATATttgcttcttttatttttcttttaaacaatCATCACCTGCAGAAGCGGACGAGAATGGCACGATTTCTGGCGAAACAACCCCATTACCAATATCCTCGCAGGAGGACCAAGGtaataaagtttaattaaagAATGTACATTTCCAATTAAATATTTTCTCTGTGATGACAGGCACTGTGCCAATTTCTTTATAACTGAGACGCAATGTATTTCTAATCTATCTTTCCACATCTTGCCCTTCACGTCTTTCTAGCCGTGACGAGTGAGAGCCATGATACAACAGAAAACAACGGTGGACTGGTTTCCTTTAAACAATGAGTCACTGTAGCTATATTTGCATCGGTTTAGCAGATAATAATAAGTCTATAGACTTACTACAGCACTGTGAGGCTTTAATGGGCattacaaacaaaaaatgttgatgtATAATAACTGGAGAGAGAATCTCGCTACTGTGCGATGCTTACCACCAGCGgggcatcaaattcaaagttCTGACTTGTCTGCAGTGCTAAATGAAGGTTGAGTAAATTCATTAAGATTCTTCCTCTGGAGACTGTAAATGTTTTGTACCAAATTTAATGGGAATTAAAATATATTGGGATATTGCACCCTGAACCAACAGACTGGCTGACACTGAACATTACTTTGTAGCACAATACTGTTAGaactgtatatatttaattCACATCATTGTATTGATGAACTGTTAAAATATGAAACATTATTTATGTGAGCAGCATCAATCATATACATGGTTAGCTTTTATTGTTAGCAATTATTATATGCACTGTACATAAGTATTGATCTGCAGGAGATGTTATTAATCCTCCTTAAGCAAACACCTGGGGCCAGATGTATAAACGATGTGTACGCACCAAAAACATGCGTACACCTTTTGCCACACATCATTTAAATGATTGTTATTATATTGTGGTCTACACAGTGCTCTGTAAAATTCCAATCAAAAGTGCATTCATAAACTTAATTTTAAACTATTTATGAGTAATGCATTGTTatcattctttcttttttttacatttgagcTATCATCGATGATCTTTTGATTTTATCGTGATTTGTGAAGCTCTTTGTAAAGTCTGGTTCAATATGAGAGCTACAAATTACTAAGATATATACGCAATTATGTTTTAGAGGTGCATATACATGCTTATGcatatttctgtctttgtgtgtactgtacacACTGTTTTAGTTGGGGGATTTGATGCATCTGGCCCCAGATGTGAGTAAATGTAAGTTAGTCTACTGTTATTGCTTTCTTCTTTAAAAATGATTATATTTTTCAACAGTAGGTGATTCTTCAGTAATGCCAATCAAGCATTTTGTGTCTCCCTATgaaattatcaaaataaaaattacaaaatgttgCCATGAGTGTTCATTCAAACTTATACTGATCTGCACCGTCAGATGAGACTGCAAGAAACAAACGTTCAACCAGTGGAGAGTCAGTGGGGAGATCTTGTCCATCGTGTGCACTTGCAACAAAAGACACAAGGGAAAGATTGTCATTATTGAgaacaaactttaaaatccaAAAAGTATATAGGCCATATATAGAACATACAGAATACTTACTGAAGTACATCTACTTGAGGATATCAGCCAGTTTCTCCACATAGTAGTCATAGTTCTCCTGACAATCCTCCCAGGGTTCAAAGGTCAGGTCCTCCTTCTCCACATATGTTTCCCAAACATGTACGAAGTCAACCGGCTTCATCATCCGCAGTTTGCAGCCGGCGCTCACCAGAGCCCGGAGGCCTTCTACTATCTCTGGCTCCTCCCAGTCAAAGAGACGGGAGCAGAACATGCAGAGACGGACCTTCTTGCGCTGCTGGAGGATGTTGGCCAACTTGGCTGCACAAGCCGCACAAGGACTGGATGATACATACCATGTGACTTCATACTCTTGGGAAGCAATAGGGAGCACCTGGAAAGGAAATATTATTGGAGGCataaaggagaaaaaaacattatcatATAACTGAGAAAATGCTTGCAAACTAATAGAAATTAGACCTCCCATGGGGTTCACATGTGTGTTACATGATACTACGGTAATAAAGGCTGAGTGTGATTGTTCATTATCagagactgtatataaagagatAATTACCTGTTGAAAGAATGCTTCTTCAGCATGAGCCGTGGCATGTTCATCCTCCATATAACCTTTCAGTGGCTCTGTGCTGCCTCCTGGTGTATCCACTCTAAAACACAGCAAGGTCTTGTTCCTCCCTGATGAGTACTCCACATTCCTGAACTGAAACTTGAAGTAGAACGGGCTCATCTGTTCCCTAGTGAAGATTGAAAGGGAGAGTTTACATAAATCTATTGTCTTTTGAATGAATagcaaagcattttttttcttaaaacacaGCACTAACAGTCATTATTGTTGCTTGTTAGGGCATGAAGGTTTtagcaaaaaagtaaaaaggacAATCAAGCGTTATGTATCTATCAGCAGTGCTTTCAATGTTATCTGTCACCTTTAATCAGTGGGACAGTAACTGGCATTTCCTTGCCTGACACAGAGCATGAGTCATTCATTTTCTGATGAATTTGTCAACCATCCAAGACACAAGAAAAGAGTGATGATAGTAAGTCTTCAAAATAGACTATCATGACACAGTGAATACAATTTTAATGAGGCTACCACTGAGTAAACAATTTTTCGGCTATTTTTGGCTTTCACATCATCCCATGATCTATAGATGTACCGGACCCTTTGTGATTCAGCCACTGTATAAAGCACATACCCCTTCTGTCTTTCTTTATAACCCCATTGTTATACTGCATATGAATAGCCAGATGGATTTCACAAATAGATCTCTTATATCAAACAGCTAATACTCAAAGGACAGAGACAGGGGAACAGATGCTAGGCGGCAGAGTGATAGAGCAGGGGCATGTATCTGTGTTGGCTCTGTGACTCATCACTATTCTTACCTCTGGGTCAGTAAGGAAGGCAGTATCCTTTCTCAATAGAACATGCATTGGGAACAATAAGACTTACAGAAAGACATGAAaaactactttatatactgtacaaaagaaaacaccaaatAACCCAAAAGTGGATGTGTTAAAGAGCAAAACAGGTGTGTAAGTATGACATACGAATTAACTCTTGTGGTGTATGTAATAAATCTTACTCACCCTGTGACAATCTCAAACGGTGGCAATTCTATGGGCTGAAACTCTCCATTTTCTTCACTGTTTATTGCCTCCGCTCCTATTGCGCCTCCACTTTCCCCATTCCTCTTCTCTTCATCCATCTTGGGCTGCTCGGGGGTCTTCTCTGGGGTCTTCTCTGGCTTTTTCACAAGTTTGTCAggctttttcacatttttctccttctccttttctttgTCCTTGTcatcctttgttttgttttctaccttcttctctttcctcttaaCACTAACCCGGCTGTTTCTGTCGGCCATGATTTTGCACAAGTGGGTGACAGTGTTAgataaagagagggagggagagagagcaagagagcgaTAGCTCAGGGTAAGTAGAGAGATAACCCTagtgcatttacagaaatagATCCTATTGTGTGCCGTGGTTGGAGTCACAACATGTGCATGTCTGGCCGGGGCAGGGATAGGTTAACACACTCCCCCTCTTTCCATGCCGTGGCTGTTAAAAggccaaaggacaacacaataGTCAGTGTCCATGGGTTGCATGATGAACTTAGGGACATATATCTTACACACTTCATACAGTTGCCATATTAAGAAAGGAAACTACTATATTCTGTGTATAAATGTATAACCTCAAACAAAACGAGTGGCAGCTCTTTAATCCGTCAACTGTCAACAGGTCAGCAACAGGCAGGTTATTAATAGTGATGCTTGGCTGTGTGTATAGGGTAACCAGGGGTCTCTTGATACTCAACACCAGTTTTGTTTTTGCCAACTCCAACCACGTCTTGCAGCCCGTTAGGCCTAAGCGATACACAAAGGTCAGTGAGGGGGCACCCCAAATAGAGAATTATTGGGAGCAGTGCAGTAcatagaaatacacacactaacaccaATGTGTAAGAGAGTATTTGTCTCTGTGCAAGAGTAAAGTGTGGCCCAGTGTGCATGTGCCCATGAACAATCAATCTATGAAATCCCCCTGCATCAATATAGTCCTCTGCTGGGGCCATTGCGTGGGGGAGGGGAAAATTGGTTTTGTaagagtgtgtgtattttttcgTCTATGTGCGGACAGAAAATGGCTTTCTGCACTGCAGATGTAATAACTTGAAGCATAAAGGGAGAGGGTGGGAGGGAGAGGGCAGTTCAATTACAATTTCCTTCCCTGCCTCAGTCTCACTCTCTGCCAAGTAATTCATTTCAGAGGCAATTACCAATAGGACCGCAGCCCAGCCTGCTCGACTAACTCGAATGGATGAGCTGTCACAGccagggggagggagggagggacactTCAAGCTGCTCCACATACAACAACACATCCATGGGGATGAGCAAAAACACTTTTCAAAGCTAAACACGCTGACACATCCGCACTGATATCTGGCAACACATCTAAATCCACAGACGTCCTGCGGTGATAATCATTAAGATCACAGCAATCTTTGCTAATTATGATCTATGAGGGAAATCTGATTGTATCGTACACAGATTAACACACTTCCTCTGAAGTGTTTTTAACTACAACAGAAACAGTAACACTGGGATGAAGCTGTTTGCGATCCGTGAAAAAAAGATGTAATCCTTGTGACAGTCTTTATAATCAGATCTATTGCAATTCCTTCACAGCCAGCCATCTTCAAATCGATTTATACTGTTGTTCCTTATTAATCACAAAAAAGAATCAATGCATTAAAGCAGTTTGTCTGATGTAGCATTAGAGAACAAGAGTAGTAGCTACACAGTTTCCTgccatgtattttttttgtaatttaaagTACTTTAGTAATAATGCTTGTGAGCCTTGCTGGCTTTGAGAAAAGGGCCGCGTAGGATGTGACTGCTGACTGCTTGCTGACTCAAATTTAACTGTAATGGAATTACATGCAATTACCCTGCCTCCCCATTGGCCCAACCAAGAGGTAACAGAGTCCCTGAATGAAGGCAAACACTGCAACGTTTCACAGTTTCTCCTTCCAAGCGGTGCCCTGCAAAGTGTTTTCAAAATACTTCAGTGAGGTCAGATGAAGCAAAAGCCAATGTTGTGCCACATGCACACATCCTCTCCTAGTTTTATGGGGCAGAAACTGGGTCAAACCAATTTCAATTCTTAAAAGTTCAAAAGTAGAATTGGACATTGATTGAAAAAGCAAAGTAGTGCtgataaagaaaatgaaatggtATTGACCTCTACTCTGACAGAGAATGTGAAGTTATAAAGGACTGGCAGAGGAAGATATGAATAAATTAGGGTAAAAAAACAAGTTATATATGAGCAGATTTCAGCTTTTCTCCATTGGCAAAAAAGGTGTGAAATGTACGGGTGCTCACATGCACTGCAAACTGCACACACCTCTCTGATAGGAAGTGAAACTTGTTTATTATGATGTCCCAGTGATAAGGAATacataaaaagagagagaaaaaagaataaATGGATGACATATTTTTTAGCAGCTGATGCCCTCCTTCAAAAACAACATCAAATGAATTAGTCACAACTTCTAGGGTTATTGTATACAACAGAATAAATCAGACGCTACAGAACGCAATTATCGACCATTTGGTTATCATTGGTATGTCAGTGCACACAAACAAGCTATGTTTGGGTTTGGGAGGATAGAGAGTGGGGGCTTTGTGGTTTTGCGATTGTCTGAAGACCCTGACCAGGCAAAATAATGTCAAAGTAAATGCTTCAGTATTGATCTGCTTCTAGTCCCCTCGGTCCACAGCATGTGTTATAATTGTCCTTATGCAGGCTACATGGTAGAGACAGCAATCCACAACTACTGCAGTCTAAAAAAACCTGTCTTAAGAAGGGAAACTGAGCCATGGCTCTGAAACTCTGGGTAATTCATTCCATCTCACGTCAAATGATATGTAGTATGAGGACTATGTTATGTTGCTAGCTCAGTTTCCTTAGGAGGGAACAGAGGTCAGTATCCAAGAAGTAAGTAACATAACTGCAGGTACAAAGCCTTCTCTTGCTATTTAGGTAAAAGAAATGCTTGACTCCTAGCTTTAAGTCCATAGTAATCTGTAGTTTGCTTTGAGGTAGATGAGCGTCTCAAGGTTCTTTGGTAAGACGCGGCCTCTCTCTGGCCGCAGACAGCGCCCAGCAGTAGTGAAAATGCTCTCGACTACAGTACCACAAGCAGGTATGGTAAATGCCCTCTTGGCTACCTGGGCAAGCAGAGGAAAGTCAATTGCTTTACGCCGCCAGTAATGCAAAGCCTCCTCGTCTGTGGGTTCCTCTCGTAGGTAGACGGCCAACTCCTGCTCTAGGCTCTTGGCCTGTGTTGTGGGTCTCTGCTTGATGAAAGAGAACAGCTTACAGGGCCGGGAAAACGAGGAGACTGGTGATGGAGCTGGGGCAGGAGGGGTCTGGCATTGAGGATGTAGGTCTGTGTTGGGCTCTATGGGGCTGGAGGCTGATGAATATTTGGACAACTCCTCTATGAGAACTTGTCTATGCCAGTCAGGGTTGCTGCTCCAAGTGAGCTTGAACTGGGGGTCCAGGGTGGTGGCAGTGATGTAGAGAGGGTCCTCCAGGACAGGGGCCAGCCGACGCTCTACAGCCTGGCTAAGGTCTGCCAGAAGAGAGGGGCAGTGGGGGGTCGACGTCTCAGAGAGATGCTTACGAAGGCCCAGAACACATGGCAGAGCCAGGCTGATGGACacatgtttgtctgtctgtatgtctgcctgtctgtccccTTGCACCATGTCCCAGGCCTCAGTGAAGGGCTCCAAAGTATCAGTGAGCTCCCTCAGCAGGGCTCTCTCTGAACCACCCAGCGCCAGCTCCCCCGGACCACTCACCTCCTCCAGGAACTCCACTGAGTCCAGCAGCCGCCGAAGCACCTGCAtcaaaaattaaacaaaaaaataaactatatcATTTAAAACTATGGAAACATATTCTTGATTTTGTCATTACAAAAAACTAGCATTCCTCAGTGTAATAATATAAATCTAGCTAAAGAGCTACATAATCAGGTTATGAAATTGATTATCTTAAGGACACATACAGCatattggtaacactttataataacctcCCTATTTAGCATTTAAAATCAGTACAAACCACTAATACTTAACTTGTAAcgagggctgggcaatatatctatattatatcgatatcatgatatgagattggatatcgtcttagattttggatatcgtaatatgacacaagtgttatctgtccctggttttaatggctggattacagtaaagtgatgtaatttgttTAACTCACCAGActgctctagcttttctattatttgactttacccacttagttattatatacacattactgatgattatttataaaaaatctcaatatttttttgtaagcaccaattgtcaaccctacaatatcaccgcaatatcgatattgaggtatttggtcaacaatatcgtgatattagatAGTTGCATCAGATACTGAGACATTTTTAAGTGTTAatgtgtattaatgtatttgtcaCTATAACACCTTGTGCGAAACCTCCATAACTGCTGCAACTGGTGATTGATaatataatacaacataacatagttttaatcatttaaaatatgtcataaaagtgTTGACATGcattaataaacacttaaaAAGTCCTTATAACTGTTTACGACCATATTATGGTgtgttaaataataatacagaaTTTATTAAGATACTTATTATAAATACTAGGTAGGGGGGAGTTAAGGTGAAGTACTGCTTGTTTACTATACATACCCTAAGCTGAGC
This genomic interval from Perca fluviatilis chromosome 5, GENO_Pfluv_1.0, whole genome shotgun sequence contains the following:
- the apobec2b gene encoding C->U-editing enzyme APOBEC-2b, whose product is MADRNSRVSVKRKEKKVENKTKDDKDKEKEKEKNVKKPDKLVKKPEKTPEKTPEQPKMDEEKRNGESGGAIGAEAINSEENGEFQPIELPPFEIVTGEQMSPFYFKFQFRNVEYSSGRNKTLLCFRVDTPGGSTEPLKGYMEDEHATAHAEEAFFQQVLPIASQEYEVTWYVSSSPCAACAAKLANILQQRKKVRLCMFCSRLFDWEEPEIVEGLRALVSAGCKLRMMKPVDFVHVWETYVEKEDLTFEPWEDCQENYDYYVEKLADILK